Proteins encoded together in one Mobula hypostoma chromosome 9, sMobHyp1.1, whole genome shotgun sequence window:
- the ndufa5 gene encoding NADH dehydrogenase [ubiquinone] 1 alpha subcomplex subunit 5: MAGVLKKTTGLVGLAVAQNPLEQLKILYTRVLTVLESIPPEAAYRKYTEQIINERFNMIKTEHNTQKIEDKINCGQIEEIISQAESELSLAKKMAKWKPWEPLIEEAPHNQWKWPI, from the exons ATGGCCGGAGTCCTTAAGAAG ACCACTGGACTGGTGGGTCTTGCTGTGGCCCAGAATCCTCTTGAG caattGAAAATTTTGTACACAAGAGTCCTCACAGTACTTGAGTCAATCCCTCCAGAAGCAGCATATAGGAAGTACACTGAGCAGATCATCAATGAAAGATTTAACATGATCAAAACA GAGCATAATACTCAAAAAATAGAAGACAAAATCAACTGTGGCCAGATAGAAGAAATTATTTCACAG GCTGAGAGTGAACTTTCTCTCGCAAAGAAAATGGCCAAGTGGAAACCTTGGGAGCCATTAATAGAAGAAGCCCCTCACAACCAATGGAAATGGCCAATTTAa